The Brassica oleracea var. oleracea cultivar TO1000 chromosome C6, BOL, whole genome shotgun sequence genome includes a region encoding these proteins:
- the LOC106298146 gene encoding replication protein A 70 kDa DNA-binding subunit B-like yields MQDISEGDAIVVQLFKVYNAIGEYRTTPHPYKIGFFQTTFVGKADDFPSAVPENYFADFSDILGGNLDHSCLVDVFGQIVNFGSLENKIIKGKDNMRLLIELRDPKFCSVKEWKGAYSISSGYNSTHILLNPTLEIIEEFKASLPNDSLALTNNDSSQWSVGTAKSICARFFVLNERLTIREIIGSTLVGTFVTLGTIETIDTERGWQYLSCKYHNKKVMPTTNVDADNRSLFFCNTCDKEHNDVIPTFKLIAHVKDDSGEANFLLFDANAQQIVRHSAAELYDENEDENFLPEAVNDLFGKRVLFEISVDADNIKGKSSQYVVRLATDDREMVEEFADLPPKPVLMLESADDIFSGSGGFSETPLSKRKIKQDEDNCLEDQHSVNKKLAQKKLKGE; encoded by the exons ATGCAAGATATCAGCGAGGGAGATGCGATTGTCGTCCAGTTGTTCAAAGTGTACAATGCTATTGGTGAATACCGTACAACGCCACATCCGTACAAAATTGGCTTCTTTCAAACAACATTTGTTGGAAAAGCTGATGATTTTCCAAGTGCAGTTCCCGAAAATTATTTCGCGGACTTCTCCGATATTCTTGGTGGAAATCTTGATCATAGTTGTTTGGTTG ATGTGTTTGGCCAAATAGTTAACTTTGGGTCTCTGGAAAACAAAATAATAAAAGGAAAGGATAACATGAGGCTCTTGATTGAGTTGCGTGACCCAAA GTTCTGTTCTGTTAAAGAGTGGAAAG GTGCTTACTCTATATCTAGCGGGTATAATTCAACTCATATTTTGCTCAACCCAACACTTGAAATTATTGAGGAGTTCAAAGCAAG TCTCCCTAATGATTCACTTGCTCTTACCAACAACGATAGTAGCCAATGGTCTGTTGGTACTGCTAAATCTATTTGTGCCAGGTTTTTTGTTCTTAATGAGAGGCTAACCATAAGAGAGATCATTGGTAGTACCCTG GTTGGCACTTTTGTCACTCTGGGCACTATTGAAACAATTGATACTGAACGTGGCTGGCAATATTTAAGTTGCAAATACCACAACAAAAAAGTGATGCCTACAACCAATGTTGATGCTGATAACCGTTCTTTGTTCTTCTGCAATACATGTGATAAAGAACACAATGATGTCATTCCCAC GTTCAAATTAATTGCACATGTTAAGGACGATAGCGGTGAGGCTAATTTTCTTTTGTTTGATGCTAATGCTCAACAAATTGTGCGTCATTCTGCCGCTGAACTCTATGACGAG AATGAAGATGAAAACTTCTTACCAGAAGCAGTTAACGATCTCTTTGGTAAGAGAGTCCTTTTTGAGATTTCAGTTGATGCTGATAACATCAAAGGAAAGAGCTCTCAGTATGTTGTTCGATTGGCTACTGATGACCGTGAAATGGTTGAGGAATTTGCTGATTTGCCTCCTAAACCG GTCCTAATGTTGGAGTCCGCAGATGATATTTTCTCTGGTTCTGGTGGTTTTTCAGAAACTCCTTTGTCCAAAAGAAAAATCAAACAAGATGAAGACAATTGCCTTGAGGATCAACACTCTGTCAACAAGAAACTCGCTCAAAAGAAACTCAAGGGCGAGTGA